ACAACTTTATACAATCCGGATAAACCAACTTTCCCTAGTGCCGGATCATATTTGGACCACTGTTTAGCGGACTCCCGCATCAAATTAACGGGATTAAATAGCAACAAACTCACTACCTTGGCATATGACAGCGACCACAATGCTATTACGTTCAATCTTGAGACTGCAGAAATATTCAACGGAATCACAGAGCCTCCAAGacataatatcaaatttaactTCAAAAAGACAAACTGGCGTAAATTAACGCAACATCTCGATGataattacacagaaaaattacCACATGACAGAAACTTAACAGTAGACGAAATCAATTCAAGTATCCTcaaaatagaagaaaaaattcatgaagcAATTAACAAGATAGTTCCCAGAGCCAAAATAGATACTAAAAAAGGATGTCAAAAATacacaaacaataaaataaaaaaattacaccacAATAAAACAATCCTAATCGCTGAGCTATTTAAGAATAACAATAACAGAGCacaaattaaagaaataataaaaaccatCAATTTACAGCTTGCAGCAGAGTTCAGAAAAGCAGAAACTGCATATTGGGAAGCCATGGCCAagaacataaattataaagactcaacaaaatttttcccacGTATAAATAGGTATTTCCGATATAAAGAGCCCCCACGCATTGAcacaatttcaataaaaaaggACAACAACATATTATTAACAGATGAAGTACTTAATAACACGCAACTTGAAGAAAAAGACGTCAAATATATCATCACACAGCCGATAGTAAAATTGAACATGGTGGGTAAATACTTCGAAACCATCAACTCTCCCAGATACACCAACCAAGGTACGATAACAAAGTTTCTGGCAGATACAGCAGCAGAAGACGTTAAAACAAATCTCCAAAACAATAGGATCAATAATATCACCTACACCACATTCAGTAGCACCAACCCGGCCCACTATCCGGTCCAAGAACCAGATAAACCAAAACTTCTATGCACATATATACAAGTCGCACTTTTTCTGAAGAAAGCAAAAAACAAGACATCTAGTGGTCTTGACAACATTCCTATGATTGTTCTTAAACACCTACCCGACAATATGATTAAAGActacacaattatttttaataattgttttaaccACTCGTATTATCCAACAAGATGGAAGAGAGCCAAAGTCATTCCgataaaaaagaaagataAAGATTCATCAGATCCAGCCAGTTACAGACCAATCAGTCTTACCATCAACATAAGtaagatttttgaaaagttcATTAAAATCCAGCTCATGGAACATGCAAACGCAGAGAAAATTATTCCAGATAATCAGTTTGGTTTCCGAGCGAAACACTCTACTGTCCAcgcaattaataaatttgcatCAGACATCAATAAACATCTCTTTTCAGGCAGACTGGTTGGCACTGTATTACTGGATCTGGAAAAAGCGTTTGACTCGGTGTGGTTAAATGGTCTGATATACATATTAATCCTACTCAAATTCCCATACACTTTAGTATTATTAATCTGCGACATGATACATGGTAAGTCCTTCATCACCTGGGACGGTACTAACATATCatcatctattttttatattctggAAGGGCTCCAACAAGGCACAGTTACATCTCCAGcgttattcattatttatagcagcaaaatattaaacttatttGACCTAAACTCGAACAATAATACACACTCTGGGGCTTATGCTGATGACGAAACAGTTTACGTTGCAGATAGTAAAATACCGATAATACAGTCAAAACTCACCAAGCTAGTTAATCAGACATATCACTACTATAAAGAATGGAATCTCAAAATTAATCCACTGAAATGCGAGACCATCCTTTTCAGAAAAACAGTGAACGAAATTTCACCAATAACGGTCCCACTCATCAAAACATTCAAGATCACAATTACGGATAGGGATACAGGTGAAGAATACGAAATACctaataaagaaaaagtcaaATACCTCGGAGTGCATTTTGACTACTTACTAAGAATGAACAAACATCATATAAAGCAGTTGGAAAAAACAAGGAAAGCATTCAGAGCTAATCACAAAATATTCTACAACAAAAGCATTGAACCGAAAGCTAAACTAATCTGCTATCAGTTAATCGTGCGTCCAATCCTGGCGTATGCGGCTCCAATTTGGTGGAACGTAGGACCGTCAGTGATGGAACTATatcgaaaatttgaaagatcATGTATAAAAGCATGCCTGAGTAAATATCGCTCAGCCGAAACTGACTATACCATACGCctagacaaaaaataatttatgatcttgCTAACATTCCAAGATTTGACACCTTCTGTCTAACATTGACAAGGAATTACTTTAGTACCATCTATCAAATAGATAACGATATCATCaagaatatgaaaattattgataatacgCAAGTAATAAGGATGGCAAAAAGTAACTACTCGCCCCCTGAGTTATTTACCAACCTGGACAGATTAGGCTGTATCCAGGACGAGAATAACGTGCCAGTGATATATCATCTACAAAGACACCGAGCTAGAAAAGCAATATACATGGACATAGAAAACATCCCTGACAAAAAATGGGTGTATTCTAAAGCACTGCCTGACAGAGATCTGGAGTCTCTGGATAGACTGGCAGAGAAATACTGGTGGCTTCAAGGAGAAGCCAAACACATGGATGAATTGAGAAGGAGAACCAGACTGAAAAAAGCCCAGCAAAGACAACAGCAAAGAGCAAGGCCAGCAAACAATCGCAGAACGATGCGAAATGAAGGATAAAAGTACAAcgtatattcaaatttatatgcTATAAGTTAtacttaaaaactattttattttattaagtgaTAGATAATGCCTTAAGCAgaaattattgtatatatgtaaataatgtCGCCCTTACCCCATCCACCTTCCTGATCCCCAACCTCTTTCTTCTCTACTTCTCCCTCCCCCGCCATCCCAATACCTTTAAAGGATTGTGATTGTGATaatggtttttatttaaagtttttaaatttctctttttttttaccattgaaactaatattattgtaaGCAGACAGCTGATACTAAAAATGTCAAAGATCGTATAATAACATcaaataatgaagaaatataattatgttaaCAGAGTTTTAGATAAGTGCATCAATTGGTGccaaatcaaaataatagactatattaatgattaagttgttctaaaaaattttgttacttatatatatacaatgtaAATCgctgataaagaaaattctttttcataaCCAAAAAACCAAACCTCTGATTGGCCGCATCgatattgtgttaaaaaagCAACATTCATCAATATAGATAACATTCTATTAGAAAAATGGGTATTTTCTACTATACTACCTAAAAAAAACCAAGGCAGTCTCGAAAGAATCACAGAAAAGTACTAGTGGCTTCAAGGAGAAGCAAAACACATGGACGAGTTGAGAAGAAGAGCTAGATACAGAGAGTACCAACAACGAAGACAACAGCATCAAGAAAGAAAATCGGCAAGACGATCAAAGATTCTGTATTAAAAGGTGTACTCTATTACGAACTTCTGAAACCTGGCTAGATAGCTACTGCCGATTGCTATAGCTAGACGTTACTACATTTGCTTCATGACATTGCGAGGTTTTATGTGGATAAACCCCTGAAAGATTCACTAGGCATAGCTCCGACTAACTTTTACTTGTTTCGAAAAATGCATtctctaaatctgaaacagtgtATATACACTACTTTTCAGTGGTtttcactgtttcagatttagagagCAGCGAACAATTACACGCACATTTAAACTactattttaaagaaatttacgttaaatatatttcataaagtGCGATCTTACTCAGataatagatataaataaatgtataaacaTTGTCGGCACTCTTTTGTCTTTTTATAAGTAGTTTTAAACGCTATCAAAAGATGGCGCAATAAATCACACATTATATTGTCTATTGACTGTGAATAGATACGTAGTCTGCAGTATTGTCTTGTCTATTTGAAAGATTAAACATATCAGTATGACTAATGTTCATGGTTACACCAATTATATGTGCCTTTCTTTAAATGCAGCacgttatttatttgtagcGTGACGATGACGCAACTGTTATATTCATTTCAGTGACTTGACATTGCACATCAactattacttatttattttgatcatttattgcatttaaagttattattgtgaaaaatCCAATTATAACTATAATCTGTtgtactataaaaaatttagataacaaagaaaatgtgtaatattatataaataaaaaataatgataaatttattcctatacaattattttttccatatcTCGTATAcgattcattaaaaaatatggttatccataaaatttcaagtatcttttttatttctccctccacaaaagtaaaaaataaaagtaagtgTACGGCATCGATGCCCGGCGACAGAGGTAATTGCTTTCTTTCTATACGACCTCGTCTTAACTTAAAGAAAAGAACATCGAGGGACTGtgtatatagatacatatatatttttttttcttttttgtattcaaCATTCCCGATTACTTTCTCGCGCGATAGGATCgcgttataaaaattcatactaGCGTAACGTATATACACTCGGAAAAGAAGACAAAATGAGaggggaaaaaaaaagaagaatgtACGGTAGCAGGAAGAGACTTTTCTCTTGCATTTCGTCTTTTCTTATCGCGTCCCACGGGAATGTACATAAAAACTCACGCTACGTACGCTTTTTCAGTCGGTATATATACtagaatcaataaatttgcGTGAAATATTTCGCGGATAAAGTCAAACCTATTTGTTAAAGGTTTTATTTACCAAttggtttaattaaaaatttaatagttgcatgaaattttgttttgaattaaatattgtttttttgtttaacgAACGCATATCTATAGTTTAAATCAATTACATACTTTATGATTAACTTAAATCTATAAAGTATATTGAAGTCATAGATGTTCAGCCGAATCACGCCACTACTTTAAGCTTAATTCTCGTGGCTGTCATCATGAGTGATAAATGTGGCTAACGATGAAGATGATCCTGGTGACTTGCAACTACTGAATTACATCCGCATGTTGCGCATCACAGAGAATATGAGTGGGATATActgtataataaattaataaggaaaaaaagtCGTGCTTATGCATCACCTTGAGTACAcaacatcataaataaaaaaatgaagaccGTGTATTTTATCCTGAGTCAAAATAAACTAAGCATGACAAttaagaaatgataaattcagttaatatactcataaataaaattaaaaatattatgtataatcATAATATATGCTCAAAATCTAATACAATACGCTAACCATTAGTGTAATCCTCAATAAGTATCAGGCATCAATCATCACCGGGACTTTGGTCCATTGCCCATAATGGTCTGTAGCAACAATAATCGTCTCTCAGCCCACTCTCACGCAATAATCATGACATTTAATGACAATTGATGTGGCCCCGGAAATGCGAGCATCACTactaccccccccccccccccccattcAAACCCACGTTTCGCGTCATCTACGATAGAATTTCGTATACAACATGTGTCCATGTATTCACCGATGGCCAAGTACTCTACACCTATGCTTGTATAGCACAAATACTGTATCTGCTATAGTCTATTATATTAACCATAGCATGAATATAACAATCGTCCATTATATATAcgtgatttattaatatttcaccacatttataaatatataatatattaaatggCATTATCGATTTTCTGGTGGTCGGCAGTTAGATAACAATACTCCACATAACCGTGAATTGTAATCTAAAATAATCTCAATAACTGTTGCCTTGAAGTACATGAACAATAAACTTGCTAAATTCTCACTAATTGCTATATGCCTCACTACTCTACTAGCTTAAACTATATCTCTGAATAGCCAGAAAATTTGGAGAATACCGGAAATCTCGGGAAATCCGGATTTTCCACGAGGATGAATGGCGAAAGATACGAATAGAGGAATATATTTTTgcaagaaacaaaaaaaaataataaaagt
The sequence above is drawn from the Microplitis demolitor isolate Queensland-Clemson2020A chromosome 3, iyMicDemo2.1a, whole genome shotgun sequence genome and encodes:
- the LOC103576621 gene encoding uncharacterized protein LOC103576621; the encoded protein is MAGDLNARNTNWGDHHTNERGMLLSNWIEELGIENKTTLYNPDKPTFPSAGSYLDHCLADSRIKLTGLNSNKLTTLAYDSDHNAITFNLETAEIFNGITEPPRHNIKFNFKKTNWRKLTQHLDDNYTEKLPHDRNLTVDEINSSILKIEEKIHEAINKIVPRAKIDTKKGCQKYTNNKIKKLHHNKTILIAELFKNNNNRAQIKEIIKTINLQLAAEFRKAETAYWEAMAKNINYKDSTKFFPRINRYFRYKEPPRIDTISIKKDNNILLTDEVLNNTQLEEKDVKYIITQPIVKLNMVGKYFETINSPRYTNQGTITKFLADTAAEDVKTNLQNNRINNITYTTFSSTNPAHYPVQEPDKPKLLCTYIQVALFLKKAKNKTSSGLDNIPMIVLKHLPDNMIKDYTIIFNNCFNHSYYPTRWKRAKVIPIKKKDKDSSDPASYRPISLTINISKIFEKFIKIQLMEHANAEKIIPDNQFGFRAKHSTVHAINKFASDINKHLFSGRLVGTVLLDLEKAFDSVWLNGLIYILILLKFPYTLVLLICDMIHGKSFITWDGTNISSSIFYILEGLQQGTVTSPALFIIYSSKILNLFDLNSNNNTHSGAYADDETVYVADSKIPIIQSKLTKLVNQTYHYYKEWNLKINPLKCETILFRKTVNEISPITVPLIKTFKITITDRDTGEEYEIPNKEKVKYLGVHFDYLLRMNKHHIKQLEKTRKAFRANHKIFYNKSIEPKAKLICYQLIVRPILAYAAPIWWNVGPSVMELYRKFERSCIKACLSKYRSAETDYTIRLDKK